One genomic window of Brachyhypopomus gauderio isolate BG-103 unplaced genomic scaffold, BGAUD_0.2 sc77, whole genome shotgun sequence includes the following:
- the clrn2 gene encoding clarin-2, whose amino-acid sequence MPTLWKRIVFSVGSVLCIGSVALLVVALSTERWITGRILCQTGVDIVNASSLELAQFTGDINYGLFQGGKTRKCGLGNRRYKIYIFPRLIKTLNGGLHMIIIFFLFIAIGFALVSLAFCIYNARKVPYQSIKGPLGLYIWNFIAALFSSLGFASFIAAVHCHQLTERVANFGENLFHLVVLEENMGFSFWLCVASAVTHGANILVVASSRIHLPKIQSKKPQQPTASGDDLLY is encoded by the exons ATGCCGACTCTGTGGAAACGGATCGTGTTCTCCGTGGGCTCGGTACTTTGTATTGGGTCTGTTGCGCTACTTGTAGTGGCGCTTTCCACTGAGCGCTGGATAACCGGAAGGATCCTGTGTCAGACCGGAGTTGATATTGTGAACGCATCCAGCTTGGAGCTCGCACAATTTACCGGGGATATTAACTACGGGCTCTTTCAAGGCGGCAAAACCCGGAAATGCGGCCTGGGGAACCGTCGTTATAAAATTTACA TTTTCCCCAGACTAATTAAGACACTCAATGGGGGTCTGCATATGATCATAATCTTCTTCCTCTTCATTGCTATTGGCTTTGCTCTGGTAAGCCTGGCATTCTGCATATACAATGCCAGAAAAGTGCCTTACCAATCCATCAAAGGACCTCTGGGCCTGTACATATGGAACTTCATTGCAG ctCTATTTAGTTCACTTGGTTTTGCCAGCTTCATCGCAGCAGTTCATTGCCATCAGTTGACAGAACGTGTGGCAAACTTCGGTGAGAACCTCTTCCACCTCGTGGTTCTGGAGGAGAACATGGGCTTCTCATTCTGGCTCTGTGTTGCCAGCGCTGTCACACATGGAGCAAATATACTGGTGGTTGCATCCAGCAGAATTCATCTGCCCAAAATACAGTCCAAAAAACCACAGCAACCTACTGCATCCGGAGATGATCTCCTGTACTGA